One Misgurnus anguillicaudatus chromosome 20, ASM2758022v2, whole genome shotgun sequence DNA segment encodes these proteins:
- the rxrba gene encoding retinoic acid receptor RXR-beta-A isoform X6: protein MGDSRDSRSPDSSSVSSPPSGQRSPPLTPSAASMTSLPPMTSAVNSPISSMGSPFSVISSSLGSPCLPGTPSVGYGPISSPQIMFPRNMEINSTVSMSGLHAVSSSDDVKPPYGLKPLSSHSPGPMVSQKRLCAICGDRSSGKHYGVYSCEGCKGFFKRTVRKDLSYTCRDNKDCMVDKRQRNRCQYCRYQKCLAMGMKREAVQEERQRNKEREGEVESTSAANEEMPVEKILEAEMAVEQKTELHADGSSGGSSPNDPVTNICQAADKQLFTLVEWAKRIPHFSELSLDDQVILLRAGWNELLIASFSHRSITVKDGILLATGLHVHRNSAHSAGVGAIFDRVLTELVSKMRDMQMDKTELGCLRAIILFNPDAKGLSSPSEVELLREKVYASLEAYCKQRYPDQQGRFAKLLLRLPALRSIGLKCLEHLFFFKLIGDTPIDTFLMEMLEAPHQLT, encoded by the exons ATGGGAGACAGTAGAG ATTCCCGCAGTCCAGACAGCTCATCCGTATCCTCACCCCCATCAGGCCAGCGTTCGCCACCACTGACCCCATCAGCCGCCTCCATGACCTCTCTGCCACCCATGACATCAGCGGTGAACAGTCCCATCAGCAGCATGGGCTCACCTTTCTCAGTCATCAGCTCCTCTCTGGGTTCTCCCTGCCTTCCTGGAACTCCTTCTGTGGGCTATGGCCCCATCAGCAGTCCACAG ATCATGTTTCCCAGAAATATGGAG ATCAACTCTACCGTGTCCATGTCGGGCCTGCACGCTGTCAGCAGCTCTGATGATGTGAAGCCACCATATGGTTTAAAACCGCTGTCCTCCCACAGCCCCGGGCCCATGGTCTCACAGAAACGCTTGTGTGCCATTTGTGGGGATCGATCATCTG GTAAGCACTATGGAGTTTACAGCTGTGAGGGCTGCAAGGGCTTTTTCAAACGCACAGTGAGGAAGGACCTGAGCTACACGTGCAGAGACAACAAGGACTGTATGGTGGATAAACGTCAGAGGAACCGCTGCCAGTACTGCCGCTACCAGAAGTGCCTGGCCATGGGGATGAAGAGAGAAG CCGTTCAGGAGGAGCGTCAGAGAAACAAGGAGCGGGAAGGCGAGGTGGAGTCCACCAGTGCTGCCAACGAAGAAATGCCGGTCGAGAAAATTCTGGAGGCAGAGATGGCCGTTGAGCAGAAAACCGAGCTGCATGCGGATGGCAGCTCAGGGGGAAGTTCT CCAAATGATCCGGTCACAAACATCTGCCAGGCCGCTGATAAACAGCTCTTCACTTTGGTTGAATGGGCGAAACGAATCCCTCACTTCAGTGAGCTCTCATTGGATGACCAAGTTATCCTGCTGCGAGCCG GCTGGAATGAGCTTCTGATCGCCTCATTTTCTCATCGCTCCATCACGGTGAAGGACGGCATTCTGCTGGCCACCGGTCTCCACGTGCACAGGAACAGTGCTCACAGCGCAGGGGTGGGAGCCATTTTTGACAG GGTGCTGACAGAGCTGGTGAGCAAGATGAGGGACATGCAGATGGACAAAACAGAGTTGGGCTGTTTGAGAGCCATTATCCTTTTCAACCCAG atgcAAAGGGATTGTCAAGCCCAAGCGAGGTGGAGTTACTGAGAGAGAAAGTCTATGCATCACTGGAGGCTTATTGTAAACAGAGATATCCTGACCAGCAGGGAAG ATTTGCTAAACTCCTCCTCCGACTGCCAGCACTGCGTTCTATTGGCTTAAAGTGTCTGGAGCACCTGTTCTTCTTTAAGCTGATCGGCGACACCCCAATCGATACCTTCTTAATGGAGATGCTTGAAGCTCCTCATCAGCTGACCTAG
- the rxrba gene encoding retinoic acid receptor RXR-beta-A isoform X1 — MGDSRDSRSPDSSSVSSPPSGQRSPPLTPSAASMTSLPPMTSAVNSPISSMGSPFSVISSSLGSPCLPGTPSVGYGPISSPQIMFPRNMEINSTVSMSGLHAVSSSDDVKPPYGLKPLSSHSPGPMVSQKRLCAICGDRSSGKHYGVYSCEGCKGFFKRTVRKDLSYTCRDNKDCMVDKRQRNRCQYCRYQKCLAMGMKREVVQDERQRSVQEERQRNKEREGEVESTSAANEEMPVEKILEAEMAVEQKTELHADGSSGGSSPNDPVTNICQAADKQLFTLVEWAKRIPHFSELSLDDQVILLRAGWNELLIASFSHRSITVKDGILLATGLHVHRNSAHSAGVGAIFDRESAHNAEVGAIFDRVLTELVSKMRDMQMDKTELGCLRAIILFNPDAKGLSSPSEVELLREKVYASLEAYCKQRYPDQQGRFAKLLLRLPALRSIGLKCLEHLFFFKLIGDTPIDTFLMEMLEAPHQLT; from the exons ATGGGAGACAGTAGAG ATTCCCGCAGTCCAGACAGCTCATCCGTATCCTCACCCCCATCAGGCCAGCGTTCGCCACCACTGACCCCATCAGCCGCCTCCATGACCTCTCTGCCACCCATGACATCAGCGGTGAACAGTCCCATCAGCAGCATGGGCTCACCTTTCTCAGTCATCAGCTCCTCTCTGGGTTCTCCCTGCCTTCCTGGAACTCCTTCTGTGGGCTATGGCCCCATCAGCAGTCCACAG ATCATGTTTCCCAGAAATATGGAG ATCAACTCTACCGTGTCCATGTCGGGCCTGCACGCTGTCAGCAGCTCTGATGATGTGAAGCCACCATATGGTTTAAAACCGCTGTCCTCCCACAGCCCCGGGCCCATGGTCTCACAGAAACGCTTGTGTGCCATTTGTGGGGATCGATCATCTG GTAAGCACTATGGAGTTTACAGCTGTGAGGGCTGCAAGGGCTTTTTCAAACGCACAGTGAGGAAGGACCTGAGCTACACGTGCAGAGACAACAAGGACTGTATGGTGGATAAACGTCAGAGGAACCGCTGCCAGTACTGCCGCTACCAGAAGTGCCTGGCCATGGGGATGAAGAGAGAAG TGGTCCAAGATGAACGACAACGAT CCGTTCAGGAGGAGCGTCAGAGAAACAAGGAGCGGGAAGGCGAGGTGGAGTCCACCAGTGCTGCCAACGAAGAAATGCCGGTCGAGAAAATTCTGGAGGCAGAGATGGCCGTTGAGCAGAAAACCGAGCTGCATGCGGATGGCAGCTCAGGGGGAAGTTCT CCAAATGATCCGGTCACAAACATCTGCCAGGCCGCTGATAAACAGCTCTTCACTTTGGTTGAATGGGCGAAACGAATCCCTCACTTCAGTGAGCTCTCATTGGATGACCAAGTTATCCTGCTGCGAGCCG GCTGGAATGAGCTTCTGATCGCCTCATTTTCTCATCGCTCCATCACGGTGAAGGACGGCATTCTGCTGGCCACCGGTCTCCACGTGCACAGGAACAGTGCTCACAGCGCAGGGGTGGGAGCCATTTTTGACAG GGAGAGTGCGCACAATGCAGAGGTTGGGGCCATATTCGACAG GGTGCTGACAGAGCTGGTGAGCAAGATGAGGGACATGCAGATGGACAAAACAGAGTTGGGCTGTTTGAGAGCCATTATCCTTTTCAACCCAG atgcAAAGGGATTGTCAAGCCCAAGCGAGGTGGAGTTACTGAGAGAGAAAGTCTATGCATCACTGGAGGCTTATTGTAAACAGAGATATCCTGACCAGCAGGGAAG ATTTGCTAAACTCCTCCTCCGACTGCCAGCACTGCGTTCTATTGGCTTAAAGTGTCTGGAGCACCTGTTCTTCTTTAAGCTGATCGGCGACACCCCAATCGATACCTTCTTAATGGAGATGCTTGAAGCTCCTCATCAGCTGACCTAG
- the rxrba gene encoding retinoic acid receptor RXR-beta-A isoform X4, with protein MGDSRDSRSPDSSSVSSPPSGQRSPPLTPSAASMTSLPPMTSAVNSPISSMGSPFSVISSSLGSPCLPGTPSVGYGPISSPQIMFPRNMEINSTVSMSGLHAVSSSDDVKPPYGLKPLSSHSPGPMVSQKRLCAICGDRSSGKHYGVYSCEGCKGFFKRTVRKDLSYTCRDNKDCMVDKRQRNRCQYCRYQKCLAMGMKREVVQDERQRSVQEERQRNKEREGEVESTSAANEEMPVEKILEAEMAVEQKTELHADGSSGGSSPNDPVTNICQAADKQLFTLVEWAKRIPHFSELSLDDQVILLRAGWNELLIASFSHRSITVKDGILLATGLHVHRNSAHSAGVGAIFDRVLTELVSKMRDMQMDKTELGCLRAIILFNPDAKGLSSPSEVELLREKVYASLEAYCKQRYPDQQGRFAKLLLRLPALRSIGLKCLEHLFFFKLIGDTPIDTFLMEMLEAPHQLT; from the exons ATGGGAGACAGTAGAG ATTCCCGCAGTCCAGACAGCTCATCCGTATCCTCACCCCCATCAGGCCAGCGTTCGCCACCACTGACCCCATCAGCCGCCTCCATGACCTCTCTGCCACCCATGACATCAGCGGTGAACAGTCCCATCAGCAGCATGGGCTCACCTTTCTCAGTCATCAGCTCCTCTCTGGGTTCTCCCTGCCTTCCTGGAACTCCTTCTGTGGGCTATGGCCCCATCAGCAGTCCACAG ATCATGTTTCCCAGAAATATGGAG ATCAACTCTACCGTGTCCATGTCGGGCCTGCACGCTGTCAGCAGCTCTGATGATGTGAAGCCACCATATGGTTTAAAACCGCTGTCCTCCCACAGCCCCGGGCCCATGGTCTCACAGAAACGCTTGTGTGCCATTTGTGGGGATCGATCATCTG GTAAGCACTATGGAGTTTACAGCTGTGAGGGCTGCAAGGGCTTTTTCAAACGCACAGTGAGGAAGGACCTGAGCTACACGTGCAGAGACAACAAGGACTGTATGGTGGATAAACGTCAGAGGAACCGCTGCCAGTACTGCCGCTACCAGAAGTGCCTGGCCATGGGGATGAAGAGAGAAG TGGTCCAAGATGAACGACAACGAT CCGTTCAGGAGGAGCGTCAGAGAAACAAGGAGCGGGAAGGCGAGGTGGAGTCCACCAGTGCTGCCAACGAAGAAATGCCGGTCGAGAAAATTCTGGAGGCAGAGATGGCCGTTGAGCAGAAAACCGAGCTGCATGCGGATGGCAGCTCAGGGGGAAGTTCT CCAAATGATCCGGTCACAAACATCTGCCAGGCCGCTGATAAACAGCTCTTCACTTTGGTTGAATGGGCGAAACGAATCCCTCACTTCAGTGAGCTCTCATTGGATGACCAAGTTATCCTGCTGCGAGCCG GCTGGAATGAGCTTCTGATCGCCTCATTTTCTCATCGCTCCATCACGGTGAAGGACGGCATTCTGCTGGCCACCGGTCTCCACGTGCACAGGAACAGTGCTCACAGCGCAGGGGTGGGAGCCATTTTTGACAG GGTGCTGACAGAGCTGGTGAGCAAGATGAGGGACATGCAGATGGACAAAACAGAGTTGGGCTGTTTGAGAGCCATTATCCTTTTCAACCCAG atgcAAAGGGATTGTCAAGCCCAAGCGAGGTGGAGTTACTGAGAGAGAAAGTCTATGCATCACTGGAGGCTTATTGTAAACAGAGATATCCTGACCAGCAGGGAAG ATTTGCTAAACTCCTCCTCCGACTGCCAGCACTGCGTTCTATTGGCTTAAAGTGTCTGGAGCACCTGTTCTTCTTTAAGCTGATCGGCGACACCCCAATCGATACCTTCTTAATGGAGATGCTTGAAGCTCCTCATCAGCTGACCTAG
- the rxrba gene encoding retinoic acid receptor RXR-beta-A isoform X2 gives MGDSRDSRSPDSSSVSSPPSGQRSPPLTPSAASMTSLPPMTSAVNSPISSMGSPFSVISSSLGSPCLPGTPSVGYGPISSPQINSTVSMSGLHAVSSSDDVKPPYGLKPLSSHSPGPMVSQKRLCAICGDRSSGKHYGVYSCEGCKGFFKRTVRKDLSYTCRDNKDCMVDKRQRNRCQYCRYQKCLAMGMKREVVQDERQRSVQEERQRNKEREGEVESTSAANEEMPVEKILEAEMAVEQKTELHADGSSGGSSPNDPVTNICQAADKQLFTLVEWAKRIPHFSELSLDDQVILLRAGWNELLIASFSHRSITVKDGILLATGLHVHRNSAHSAGVGAIFDRESAHNAEVGAIFDRVLTELVSKMRDMQMDKTELGCLRAIILFNPDAKGLSSPSEVELLREKVYASLEAYCKQRYPDQQGRFAKLLLRLPALRSIGLKCLEHLFFFKLIGDTPIDTFLMEMLEAPHQLT, from the exons ATGGGAGACAGTAGAG ATTCCCGCAGTCCAGACAGCTCATCCGTATCCTCACCCCCATCAGGCCAGCGTTCGCCACCACTGACCCCATCAGCCGCCTCCATGACCTCTCTGCCACCCATGACATCAGCGGTGAACAGTCCCATCAGCAGCATGGGCTCACCTTTCTCAGTCATCAGCTCCTCTCTGGGTTCTCCCTGCCTTCCTGGAACTCCTTCTGTGGGCTATGGCCCCATCAGCAGTCCACAG ATCAACTCTACCGTGTCCATGTCGGGCCTGCACGCTGTCAGCAGCTCTGATGATGTGAAGCCACCATATGGTTTAAAACCGCTGTCCTCCCACAGCCCCGGGCCCATGGTCTCACAGAAACGCTTGTGTGCCATTTGTGGGGATCGATCATCTG GTAAGCACTATGGAGTTTACAGCTGTGAGGGCTGCAAGGGCTTTTTCAAACGCACAGTGAGGAAGGACCTGAGCTACACGTGCAGAGACAACAAGGACTGTATGGTGGATAAACGTCAGAGGAACCGCTGCCAGTACTGCCGCTACCAGAAGTGCCTGGCCATGGGGATGAAGAGAGAAG TGGTCCAAGATGAACGACAACGAT CCGTTCAGGAGGAGCGTCAGAGAAACAAGGAGCGGGAAGGCGAGGTGGAGTCCACCAGTGCTGCCAACGAAGAAATGCCGGTCGAGAAAATTCTGGAGGCAGAGATGGCCGTTGAGCAGAAAACCGAGCTGCATGCGGATGGCAGCTCAGGGGGAAGTTCT CCAAATGATCCGGTCACAAACATCTGCCAGGCCGCTGATAAACAGCTCTTCACTTTGGTTGAATGGGCGAAACGAATCCCTCACTTCAGTGAGCTCTCATTGGATGACCAAGTTATCCTGCTGCGAGCCG GCTGGAATGAGCTTCTGATCGCCTCATTTTCTCATCGCTCCATCACGGTGAAGGACGGCATTCTGCTGGCCACCGGTCTCCACGTGCACAGGAACAGTGCTCACAGCGCAGGGGTGGGAGCCATTTTTGACAG GGAGAGTGCGCACAATGCAGAGGTTGGGGCCATATTCGACAG GGTGCTGACAGAGCTGGTGAGCAAGATGAGGGACATGCAGATGGACAAAACAGAGTTGGGCTGTTTGAGAGCCATTATCCTTTTCAACCCAG atgcAAAGGGATTGTCAAGCCCAAGCGAGGTGGAGTTACTGAGAGAGAAAGTCTATGCATCACTGGAGGCTTATTGTAAACAGAGATATCCTGACCAGCAGGGAAG ATTTGCTAAACTCCTCCTCCGACTGCCAGCACTGCGTTCTATTGGCTTAAAGTGTCTGGAGCACCTGTTCTTCTTTAAGCTGATCGGCGACACCCCAATCGATACCTTCTTAATGGAGATGCTTGAAGCTCCTCATCAGCTGACCTAG
- the rxrba gene encoding retinoic acid receptor RXR-beta-A isoform X7, producing the protein MGDSRDSRSPDSSSVSSPPSGQRSPPLTPSAASMTSLPPMTSAVNSPISSMGSPFSVISSSLGSPCLPGTPSVGYGPISSPQINSTVSMSGLHAVSSSDDVKPPYGLKPLSSHSPGPMVSQKRLCAICGDRSSGKHYGVYSCEGCKGFFKRTVRKDLSYTCRDNKDCMVDKRQRNRCQYCRYQKCLAMGMKREAVQEERQRNKEREGEVESTSAANEEMPVEKILEAEMAVEQKTELHADGSSGGSSPNDPVTNICQAADKQLFTLVEWAKRIPHFSELSLDDQVILLRAGWNELLIASFSHRSITVKDGILLATGLHVHRNSAHSAGVGAIFDRVLTELVSKMRDMQMDKTELGCLRAIILFNPDAKGLSSPSEVELLREKVYASLEAYCKQRYPDQQGRFAKLLLRLPALRSIGLKCLEHLFFFKLIGDTPIDTFLMEMLEAPHQLT; encoded by the exons ATGGGAGACAGTAGAG ATTCCCGCAGTCCAGACAGCTCATCCGTATCCTCACCCCCATCAGGCCAGCGTTCGCCACCACTGACCCCATCAGCCGCCTCCATGACCTCTCTGCCACCCATGACATCAGCGGTGAACAGTCCCATCAGCAGCATGGGCTCACCTTTCTCAGTCATCAGCTCCTCTCTGGGTTCTCCCTGCCTTCCTGGAACTCCTTCTGTGGGCTATGGCCCCATCAGCAGTCCACAG ATCAACTCTACCGTGTCCATGTCGGGCCTGCACGCTGTCAGCAGCTCTGATGATGTGAAGCCACCATATGGTTTAAAACCGCTGTCCTCCCACAGCCCCGGGCCCATGGTCTCACAGAAACGCTTGTGTGCCATTTGTGGGGATCGATCATCTG GTAAGCACTATGGAGTTTACAGCTGTGAGGGCTGCAAGGGCTTTTTCAAACGCACAGTGAGGAAGGACCTGAGCTACACGTGCAGAGACAACAAGGACTGTATGGTGGATAAACGTCAGAGGAACCGCTGCCAGTACTGCCGCTACCAGAAGTGCCTGGCCATGGGGATGAAGAGAGAAG CCGTTCAGGAGGAGCGTCAGAGAAACAAGGAGCGGGAAGGCGAGGTGGAGTCCACCAGTGCTGCCAACGAAGAAATGCCGGTCGAGAAAATTCTGGAGGCAGAGATGGCCGTTGAGCAGAAAACCGAGCTGCATGCGGATGGCAGCTCAGGGGGAAGTTCT CCAAATGATCCGGTCACAAACATCTGCCAGGCCGCTGATAAACAGCTCTTCACTTTGGTTGAATGGGCGAAACGAATCCCTCACTTCAGTGAGCTCTCATTGGATGACCAAGTTATCCTGCTGCGAGCCG GCTGGAATGAGCTTCTGATCGCCTCATTTTCTCATCGCTCCATCACGGTGAAGGACGGCATTCTGCTGGCCACCGGTCTCCACGTGCACAGGAACAGTGCTCACAGCGCAGGGGTGGGAGCCATTTTTGACAG GGTGCTGACAGAGCTGGTGAGCAAGATGAGGGACATGCAGATGGACAAAACAGAGTTGGGCTGTTTGAGAGCCATTATCCTTTTCAACCCAG atgcAAAGGGATTGTCAAGCCCAAGCGAGGTGGAGTTACTGAGAGAGAAAGTCTATGCATCACTGGAGGCTTATTGTAAACAGAGATATCCTGACCAGCAGGGAAG ATTTGCTAAACTCCTCCTCCGACTGCCAGCACTGCGTTCTATTGGCTTAAAGTGTCTGGAGCACCTGTTCTTCTTTAAGCTGATCGGCGACACCCCAATCGATACCTTCTTAATGGAGATGCTTGAAGCTCCTCATCAGCTGACCTAG
- the rxrba gene encoding retinoic acid receptor RXR-beta-A isoform X3, whose product MGDSRDSRSPDSSSVSSPPSGQRSPPLTPSAASMTSLPPMTSAVNSPISSMGSPFSVISSSLGSPCLPGTPSVGYGPISSPQIMFPRNMEINSTVSMSGLHAVSSSDDVKPPYGLKPLSSHSPGPMVSQKRLCAICGDRSSGKHYGVYSCEGCKGFFKRTVRKDLSYTCRDNKDCMVDKRQRNRCQYCRYQKCLAMGMKREAVQEERQRNKEREGEVESTSAANEEMPVEKILEAEMAVEQKTELHADGSSGGSSPNDPVTNICQAADKQLFTLVEWAKRIPHFSELSLDDQVILLRAGWNELLIASFSHRSITVKDGILLATGLHVHRNSAHSAGVGAIFDRESAHNAEVGAIFDRVLTELVSKMRDMQMDKTELGCLRAIILFNPDAKGLSSPSEVELLREKVYASLEAYCKQRYPDQQGRFAKLLLRLPALRSIGLKCLEHLFFFKLIGDTPIDTFLMEMLEAPHQLT is encoded by the exons ATGGGAGACAGTAGAG ATTCCCGCAGTCCAGACAGCTCATCCGTATCCTCACCCCCATCAGGCCAGCGTTCGCCACCACTGACCCCATCAGCCGCCTCCATGACCTCTCTGCCACCCATGACATCAGCGGTGAACAGTCCCATCAGCAGCATGGGCTCACCTTTCTCAGTCATCAGCTCCTCTCTGGGTTCTCCCTGCCTTCCTGGAACTCCTTCTGTGGGCTATGGCCCCATCAGCAGTCCACAG ATCATGTTTCCCAGAAATATGGAG ATCAACTCTACCGTGTCCATGTCGGGCCTGCACGCTGTCAGCAGCTCTGATGATGTGAAGCCACCATATGGTTTAAAACCGCTGTCCTCCCACAGCCCCGGGCCCATGGTCTCACAGAAACGCTTGTGTGCCATTTGTGGGGATCGATCATCTG GTAAGCACTATGGAGTTTACAGCTGTGAGGGCTGCAAGGGCTTTTTCAAACGCACAGTGAGGAAGGACCTGAGCTACACGTGCAGAGACAACAAGGACTGTATGGTGGATAAACGTCAGAGGAACCGCTGCCAGTACTGCCGCTACCAGAAGTGCCTGGCCATGGGGATGAAGAGAGAAG CCGTTCAGGAGGAGCGTCAGAGAAACAAGGAGCGGGAAGGCGAGGTGGAGTCCACCAGTGCTGCCAACGAAGAAATGCCGGTCGAGAAAATTCTGGAGGCAGAGATGGCCGTTGAGCAGAAAACCGAGCTGCATGCGGATGGCAGCTCAGGGGGAAGTTCT CCAAATGATCCGGTCACAAACATCTGCCAGGCCGCTGATAAACAGCTCTTCACTTTGGTTGAATGGGCGAAACGAATCCCTCACTTCAGTGAGCTCTCATTGGATGACCAAGTTATCCTGCTGCGAGCCG GCTGGAATGAGCTTCTGATCGCCTCATTTTCTCATCGCTCCATCACGGTGAAGGACGGCATTCTGCTGGCCACCGGTCTCCACGTGCACAGGAACAGTGCTCACAGCGCAGGGGTGGGAGCCATTTTTGACAG GGAGAGTGCGCACAATGCAGAGGTTGGGGCCATATTCGACAG GGTGCTGACAGAGCTGGTGAGCAAGATGAGGGACATGCAGATGGACAAAACAGAGTTGGGCTGTTTGAGAGCCATTATCCTTTTCAACCCAG atgcAAAGGGATTGTCAAGCCCAAGCGAGGTGGAGTTACTGAGAGAGAAAGTCTATGCATCACTGGAGGCTTATTGTAAACAGAGATATCCTGACCAGCAGGGAAG ATTTGCTAAACTCCTCCTCCGACTGCCAGCACTGCGTTCTATTGGCTTAAAGTGTCTGGAGCACCTGTTCTTCTTTAAGCTGATCGGCGACACCCCAATCGATACCTTCTTAATGGAGATGCTTGAAGCTCCTCATCAGCTGACCTAG
- the rxrba gene encoding retinoic acid receptor RXR-beta-A isoform X5: MGDSRDSRSPDSSSVSSPPSGQRSPPLTPSAASMTSLPPMTSAVNSPISSMGSPFSVISSSLGSPCLPGTPSVGYGPISSPQINSTVSMSGLHAVSSSDDVKPPYGLKPLSSHSPGPMVSQKRLCAICGDRSSGKHYGVYSCEGCKGFFKRTVRKDLSYTCRDNKDCMVDKRQRNRCQYCRYQKCLAMGMKREAVQEERQRNKEREGEVESTSAANEEMPVEKILEAEMAVEQKTELHADGSSGGSSPNDPVTNICQAADKQLFTLVEWAKRIPHFSELSLDDQVILLRAGWNELLIASFSHRSITVKDGILLATGLHVHRNSAHSAGVGAIFDRESAHNAEVGAIFDRVLTELVSKMRDMQMDKTELGCLRAIILFNPDAKGLSSPSEVELLREKVYASLEAYCKQRYPDQQGRFAKLLLRLPALRSIGLKCLEHLFFFKLIGDTPIDTFLMEMLEAPHQLT; the protein is encoded by the exons ATGGGAGACAGTAGAG ATTCCCGCAGTCCAGACAGCTCATCCGTATCCTCACCCCCATCAGGCCAGCGTTCGCCACCACTGACCCCATCAGCCGCCTCCATGACCTCTCTGCCACCCATGACATCAGCGGTGAACAGTCCCATCAGCAGCATGGGCTCACCTTTCTCAGTCATCAGCTCCTCTCTGGGTTCTCCCTGCCTTCCTGGAACTCCTTCTGTGGGCTATGGCCCCATCAGCAGTCCACAG ATCAACTCTACCGTGTCCATGTCGGGCCTGCACGCTGTCAGCAGCTCTGATGATGTGAAGCCACCATATGGTTTAAAACCGCTGTCCTCCCACAGCCCCGGGCCCATGGTCTCACAGAAACGCTTGTGTGCCATTTGTGGGGATCGATCATCTG GTAAGCACTATGGAGTTTACAGCTGTGAGGGCTGCAAGGGCTTTTTCAAACGCACAGTGAGGAAGGACCTGAGCTACACGTGCAGAGACAACAAGGACTGTATGGTGGATAAACGTCAGAGGAACCGCTGCCAGTACTGCCGCTACCAGAAGTGCCTGGCCATGGGGATGAAGAGAGAAG CCGTTCAGGAGGAGCGTCAGAGAAACAAGGAGCGGGAAGGCGAGGTGGAGTCCACCAGTGCTGCCAACGAAGAAATGCCGGTCGAGAAAATTCTGGAGGCAGAGATGGCCGTTGAGCAGAAAACCGAGCTGCATGCGGATGGCAGCTCAGGGGGAAGTTCT CCAAATGATCCGGTCACAAACATCTGCCAGGCCGCTGATAAACAGCTCTTCACTTTGGTTGAATGGGCGAAACGAATCCCTCACTTCAGTGAGCTCTCATTGGATGACCAAGTTATCCTGCTGCGAGCCG GCTGGAATGAGCTTCTGATCGCCTCATTTTCTCATCGCTCCATCACGGTGAAGGACGGCATTCTGCTGGCCACCGGTCTCCACGTGCACAGGAACAGTGCTCACAGCGCAGGGGTGGGAGCCATTTTTGACAG GGAGAGTGCGCACAATGCAGAGGTTGGGGCCATATTCGACAG GGTGCTGACAGAGCTGGTGAGCAAGATGAGGGACATGCAGATGGACAAAACAGAGTTGGGCTGTTTGAGAGCCATTATCCTTTTCAACCCAG atgcAAAGGGATTGTCAAGCCCAAGCGAGGTGGAGTTACTGAGAGAGAAAGTCTATGCATCACTGGAGGCTTATTGTAAACAGAGATATCCTGACCAGCAGGGAAG ATTTGCTAAACTCCTCCTCCGACTGCCAGCACTGCGTTCTATTGGCTTAAAGTGTCTGGAGCACCTGTTCTTCTTTAAGCTGATCGGCGACACCCCAATCGATACCTTCTTAATGGAGATGCTTGAAGCTCCTCATCAGCTGACCTAG